Proteins found in one Polyodon spathula isolate WHYD16114869_AA chromosome 10, ASM1765450v1, whole genome shotgun sequence genomic segment:
- the LOC121322166 gene encoding elongation factor 1-beta has product MGFGDLKSPTGLKVLNDFLADKSYIEGYVPSQADVAVFDALSSPPSAELFHALRWYNHMKSYQKEKASLPGVKKPLGKYGPADVADSTAESKDEDDDDDIDLFGSDDEEESAAAKKLKEERVAQYEAKKSKKPALIAKSSILLDVKPWDDETDMAKLEACVRTIQMDGLLWGSSKLVPVGYGIKKLQIQCVVEDDKVGVDQLEELITAFEDLVQSMDVAAFNKI; this is encoded by the exons ATGGGCTTCGGAGATCTGAAGTCACCCACTGGCCTGAAGGTCCTCAACGACTTTTTGGCTGATAAAAGCTACATTGAGGG GTATGTTCCATCCCAGGCTGACGTTGCAGTGTTCGATGCCCTTTCCAGCCCTCCATCTGCAGAGCTCTTCCATGCCCTCCGGTGGTACAACCACATGAAGTCCTACCAGAAAGAAAAGGCAAG TCTCCCAGGAGTGAAGAAACCTCTGGGCAAGTATGGTCCTGCTGATGTAGCAGACTCCACTGCTGAGTCTaaggatgaagatgatgatgatgacattGATCTCTTTGGATCTGATGATGAAGAG GAGTCTGCAGCTGCCAAAAAGTTAAAGGAGGAGCGTGTGGCACAGTATGAAGCCAAGAAATCCAAAA AGCCAGCACTTATTGCGAAATCCTCAATCCTGCTTGACGTGAAGCCGTGGGACGATGAGACCGACATGGCAAAACTGGAAGCGTGTGTCCGGACCATACAGATGGACGGCCTGCTTTGGGGATCCT CCAAACTGGTTCCAGTTGGCTATGGCATCAAGAAGCTGCAGATCCAGTGCGTGGTGGAAGATGATAAAGTGGGTGTAGACCAGCTGGAAGAACTGATCACTGCTTTTGAAGACCTTGTACAGTCCATGGATGTTGCTGCCTTTAACAAGATCTAA